In the genome of Bacillus thuringiensis, the window GCCGTTTCAAACGCATATAAAAAGGCGCAAGGAGCTAGTGTTCCTTGCGCTTTTTATTTTTTACACTTATTACAAAATCAGATAATTCTATTATTATGTCCCTAAATGTGTTATAATGAAAGCAGACTCACAAAAAAAGAGTATATAGACTTGGAAGTTTCTCTTATTTTACAAGCAAAAAGAAACGAGCAGTCGGGTATATTTCAGACACCATACACGTAACGGTTTAAACAACCGATCATCTTAGTTACTCTTCAATGATCTTTTTATAAAAAGATACGTACAATTAAAACTCACTTCAATATACTATACCTACCTTTTTGACTTCCAAATCATCTTATTACATAAGGAGATGAACATATGAATCAATATATACGATATACAATAGCTGTCCTGTTTGCTATTATCGGCGGAACAATCTGCTTCTGGACAAACACACAGCTTGGAGAGAATATCATTTTTAATGGAATCGAAACACTTGTAAGCGCTTCAATTTTAGGCGGATACATTTACTTCCTCTTCAATCCAGAAGAAAATGCTCAAAAAACAATGTTATTAACAATGATCGGAATCGTTGGTGGATGTATTTCCTACTCAATGACAAACTATACATTACCACTTCAATTAAGCTCAGCTTTCTTCCACGGTCTATGGACTTGGTTCATTGCATTCTGCTTAGCAGACGTATTCAACCTATTACAAGACAATGAAGAAGATAACGGTCGCCAAATTGAAAGTAACTCTTAAGCTGGAAGATACTCTTCCAGCTTTTTTATGTTGGTTTGCATACCCCGCATCACGATAAAAAGAAGTTACCCTCACGGCAACTTCTTTTCCACATACCCCACTTCGTATTCACTAAAATATATCAACGATTTTTCAAATATATCGATCGTTTCTCCACTTATATCAACGATTTTTTCATTATATCGACGCTTCGACACAAGATATCGATTTACCGACAACCTTCGACACTCAAAACGCACAACATACCCTAGCCCCCAAGCAACTTACTGCCGAACTCTACGATTAAAAAGATAATTAATAGGATCGCGAGTATCTTTAATGCTACATATGCTACTTTAAAAACAACATAAATGAGCAAGACTATCAAAATAATTGATAAAATTTCCATATTTACTTCCTCCAAACTTTGCTCTTCTTATCTCATTTTACTCGCCCTAGGCTGTTTATGGAACGGCATAAGATGACATATAAAAAAGAGGATACCTCACCCATCGTAAGATACCCTCTCTTTCAGCTGCTTAAACCATTCTCTTTCTAATTGTAAATATCCCATCTCACTCTTCTCGGCGCTCTTTAATTCTTGATCAGCTTTCTTCATATAAGTACGGGACGCTTCCATATTGCCCTCTACATATTTAATA includes:
- a CDS encoding DUF3985 family protein, which encodes MEILSIILIVLLIYVVFKVAYVALKILAILLIIFLIVEFGSKLLGG
- a CDS encoding DUF3938 domain-containing protein; protein product: MNQYIRYTIAVLFAIIGGTICFWTNTQLGENIIFNGIETLVSASILGGYIYFLFNPEENAQKTMLLTMIGIVGGCISYSMTNYTLPLQLSSAFFHGLWTWFIAFCLADVFNLLQDNEEDNGRQIESNS